The following are from one region of the Canis lupus familiaris isolate Mischka breed German Shepherd chromosome 30, alternate assembly UU_Cfam_GSD_1.0, whole genome shotgun sequence genome:
- the CALML4 gene encoding calmodulin-like protein 4 isoform X1, translated as MAKFLSQDQINEYKECFSLYDKEQRGRIKATDLLVVMRCLGASPTPGEVQRHLQSHKIDRDGELDFSTFLTIMHMQIKQEDPKKEILLAMLMADKEKKGYIMASELRSKLMKLGEKLTHKEVDDLFKEANIEPNGKVKYDEFIHKITIPVWDH; from the exons atg GCCAAGTTCCTTTCCCAGGACCAGATTAATG AGTACAAGGAGTGCTTCTCCCTGTACGACAAGGAGCAGCGCGGCAGGATAAAAGCCACTGACCTCCTGGTGGTGATGAGGTGCTTGGGTGCCAGCCCAACGCCAGGGGAGGTGCAGCGCCACCTGCAGAGTCACAAGATCG ACAGAGATGGGGAGCTGGATTTCTCCACTTTCCTGACCATTATGCACATGCAAATAAAACAAGAGGatccaaagaaagaaattctcttGGCCATGTTGATGGCAGACAAGGAGAAGAAAGGCTACATCATGGCATCCGAGCTACGGTCCAAACTCATGAAACTAGGGGAGAAACTCACCCACAAGGAAG TGGATGATCTTTTCAAGGAAGCAAATATAGAACCAAATGGCAAAGTGAAGTATGATGAATTTATCCACAAGATCACCATTCCTGTGTGGGACCACTGA
- the CALML4 gene encoding calmodulin-like protein 4 isoform X2 → MRCLGASPTPGEVQRHLQSHKIDRDGELDFSTFLTIMHMQIKQEDPKKEILLAMLMADKEKKGYIMASELRSKLMKLGEKLTHKEVDDLFKEANIEPNGKVKYDEFIHKITIPVWDH, encoded by the exons ATGAGGTGCTTGGGTGCCAGCCCAACGCCAGGGGAGGTGCAGCGCCACCTGCAGAGTCACAAGATCG ACAGAGATGGGGAGCTGGATTTCTCCACTTTCCTGACCATTATGCACATGCAAATAAAACAAGAGGatccaaagaaagaaattctcttGGCCATGTTGATGGCAGACAAGGAGAAGAAAGGCTACATCATGGCATCCGAGCTACGGTCCAAACTCATGAAACTAGGGGAGAAACTCACCCACAAGGAAG TGGATGATCTTTTCAAGGAAGCAAATATAGAACCAAATGGCAAAGTGAAGTATGATGAATTTATCCACAAGATCACCATTCCTGTGTGGGACCACTGA